Genomic DNA from Anabaena sphaerica FACHB-251:
AAGCCAGGGAATAATCACACCTATCCTGAGAAATCCTTGCTATATAAGCAATTTCCCAATTTATTTCCATATAACTGCTGTGCGGCCATTGTCCACCTAATAAAGCATAGATTTCTACAGGTTTGGCAGAAATTGTCACACCAATTTCATAAGATGTCCCAGTGAAAGCAGCAAAACGCCGACAAGCTTCATCATAGAAATGACTACGGCGATAATTTTTATTAGTTAAATCAATGGCAAACAATCCATAAAAATAGCGGGGAATACTTTGGATTGTTTCGACAATTTGACCTAAATTTCTCGCTAAAATTGCATTACGAGGAACTTCTGTTCCCCAAGCCGTATCTAATGCCCAAGATGCAGAACTTAAATGCGAACCACCACAAATCCCACAAATTCTAGGGGTAACAATTAAACCAGCTTGGGGGTCTTTTCCGCGCAAAATAATTTCAAACCCGCGAAAAAGTTCAGCATGAGTCCAGGCGTTTGTCACATATCCATTGTCAATTTCGACACGGACATCTAAATCACCCTCGACTCTACCAACGGGTGAAATATCTAATGTTTGAATTGGCATAATAATAGGAAATAGGAAATAGGGAACAGGGAACAGGGAACAGGGAACAGGTAAAGAAATTTCTCACCCAATCCCCAATTTCTAAACCAAGAAAAAGTCTTCATCTGCCCATTTTGGTGCTGCATCTTTAGCAACAACGGTGAGGACTGCGTAATCTTTTTGCTTGACTCCGGGAGGCAGTTCTTTAGGTGCGCCCATGACGGTTTGGGTTTTAAATACCGTTCCCGGTTTGAGGTCATGGAAGGGGAATTCTGGTTCTGTGCAACCGATACAGGGCATTCCGGCGCGGGTTTTCGATGAGACGCGGTTCCAGAGGATGCGGTTACAGGAAGAATGGGTCATGGGTCCCCGACAACCCAAGTCGTAAAATAGACAGCCTTTGCGTTGACCAAATTCGGCGGTTGTGGCTTTGTATGCAAAGTGAATGTTGCGGGTACAACCTGTTTGGGTGAAGGTGTTAAAGAAGGTTTGGGGACGGTGCAGGTCGTCTAGGGCAATATCGCCAATACGTCCGGTAGCAATAGCGACTAATATCTGCGTTATCCAGTCGGGATGGGCGGGACATCCGGGAATATTGATTACAGGTAAGCCGGCTTTACTGACGAAATCTGCACCTAAAAAACCACCTTTGTCGCGTTTGAGAAATTGTAACCCATTAGATTCGCTGGGGTTGGGTGACATTGCGGGAATACCTCCCCAGGTAGCGCAGTCACCGATAGCGACGACAAAGTTAGCGGCTTTGGCTAGGTCATTTAACCATTCTTTCATGGGGCGGTCAGCGAAGCGGTTCCATTCTCCTGTACCGTTGGGGGCGTTAA
This window encodes:
- a CDS encoding hydrogenase small subunit; this encodes MTNVLWLQGGACSGNTMSFLNAEEPTACDLIADFGIKILWHPSLGVELGANLQTLLWECVLGKTPLDILVFEGSVVNAPNGTGEWNRFADRPMKEWLNDLAKAANFVVAIGDCATWGGIPAMSPNPSESNGLQFLKRDKGGFLGADFVSKAGLPVINIPGCPAHPDWITQILVAIATGRIGDIALDDLHRPQTFFNTFTQTGCTRNIHFAYKATTAEFGQRKGCLFYDLGCRGPMTHSSCNRILWNRVSSKTRAGMPCIGCTEPEFPFHDLKPGTVFKTQTVMGAPKELPPGVKQKDYAVLTVVAKDAAPKWADEDFFLV